From Thunnus albacares chromosome 22, fThuAlb1.1, whole genome shotgun sequence, the proteins below share one genomic window:
- the mus81 gene encoding crossover junction endonuclease MUS81: MPASEPVRLGRKRVLPSCPNPLFLQWLTELRDEAKEKGLKIQYTYQKAISSLNKYPLPLQNAKEAKILQNFGDGICKILDEKLQRYYRERGPNAPIHTLPEGAPPPGRPDNNSLAPSRKKNAAGDQGKEKGGGGKKKKREYVPQKRSGGYAVLLTLYRQSQIPGSKGYMFKMELQTEAQRLCDKSFSVPDLGSKYTAWSSVSTLIQKNLLIKTHNPARYSLTDEGLALAERLESVEKGTKDGPEGDREEGRSEDEEEEDSGPGVVDLTGSDDDNEEDRIDPAETPAGVVQPRNEVDEMGFSGKSQNSQATSRKPNGACLLPGTYEIILCVDFIETTGGSHHRKQELVKELQRNGVNFDVRKLNVGDFLWVAREKVAPVPGQLRAPEGRELVLDYIIERKRMDDLCGSIIDGRFREQKFRLKRCGLRRPVYLVEECGTAASHLSLPETTLQQAIVNTQVVDGFFVKRVQDVRESAAYLTIMTRYLTKLYQNRTLICRSRELEGDGGSDEEEKGMPSCSLISFAEFNHGAIKNKCQTVREVFARQLMQISGLSGDKAAAILEHYSTPHSLLTAYERCASEAEKEKLLSSIRYGKLKRNLGPALSRTVYQLYCTQGALS; encoded by the exons ATGCCCGCCTCGGAGCCGGTCCGGCTGGGTCGGAAACGAGTCCTGCCCTCCTGCCCGAACCCGCTGTTCCTCCAGTGGCTCACCGAGCTCCGAGACGAGGCGAAAGAGAAAGGACTGAAGATCCAGTACACCTACCAGAAG GCGATCAGCTCTTTGAATAAGTATCCACTACCGCTTCAAAACGCCAAAGAGGCAAAGATCCTCCAGAACTTTGGAGACGGGATCTGTAAAATACTGGATGAAAAACTGCAACGATACTatagagagagag GTCCAAACGCTCCTATTCACACTCTCCCTGAAGGAGCGCCCCCTCCTGGCAGACCAGACAACAACAGCCTGGCTCCCTCCAGGAAG AAAAATGCTGCAGGGGATCAAGGgaaggaaaaaggaggaggagggaagaagaagaagagggagtaCGTACCCCAGAAGAGGTCTGGGGGTTATGCGGTCCTGCTGACCCTTTACAGACAATCACAG ATCCCAGGAAGTAAAGGTTATATGTTTAAGATGGAATTACAAACCGAAGCCCAGCGTCTCTGTGATAAGTCTTTCAGTGTA CCGGATCTCGGCAGTAAGTACACCGCCTGGTCTTCAGTCAGCACTCTGATCCAGAAGAACCTGTTGATAAAGACCCACAATCCTGCGAG gTATTCTCTGACAGATGAGGGTCTGGCTTTGGCTGAACGACTGGAGTCTGTAGAAAAAGGGACTAAAGACGGTCCAGAgggggacagagaggagggtAGGAGTgaagacgaggaggaagaggacagcGGTCCTGGAGTCGTGGACCTCACCGGTAGTGATGATGACAATGAAGAGGACAGAATAGA TCCTGCAGAGACGCCGGCCGGTGTCGTCCAGCCAAGGAACGAGGTGGATGAGATGGGTTTTTCAGGAAAATCCCAGAATTCACAGGCAACGAGCAGGAAGCCAAACGGAGCTTGTCTCCTACCTGGAACCTATGAGATTATACTCTGTGTTGACTTCATTGAGACAACTGG CGGCAGCCACCATCGTAAGCAGGAGCTGGTTAAAGAGCTTCAGAGAAACGGAGTGAACTTCGATGTCAGGAAGCTAAACGTCGGAGACTTCCTGTGGGTGGCTCGGGAAAAAGTCGCGCCGGTTCCAG GTCAGCTGAGAGCGCCCGAAGGCCGGGAGCTCGTCCTCGATTACATCAtcgagaggaagaggatggacgacctgtgtggaagcatcaTTGACGGACGCTTCAGGGAACAGAAG TTTCGGCTCAAGAGGTGTGGTCTTCGTAGGCCCGTCTATCTGGTAGAGGAGTGTGGGACGGCAGCATCCCACCTGAGTTTACCTGAAACTACACTACAGCAGGCCATAGTCAACACGCAG GTGGTTGACGGCTTCTTTGTGAAGAGAGTCCAGGATGTGAGAGAGTCTGCGGCTTACCTCACTATCATGACGCGATACCTCACTAAACTGTACCAG AACCGTACGCTGATCTGTCGCTCCAGAGAGCTGGAGGGTGATGGAGGgagtgatgaggaggagaaagggatGCCTTCCTGCTCTCTCATTTCTTTTGCTGAGTTCAACCACGGAGCGATTAAaaacaag tGTCAGACAGTTAGAGAAGTGTTTGCCAGACAGTTGATGCAGATTAGCGGTTTGTCCGGAGACAAAGCAGCTGCTATACTGGAGCACTACAGCACTCCGCACAG CCTTCTGACGGCCTACGAACGGTGTGCAAGTGAAGCTGAGAAAGAGAAACTTCTCTCCTCCATCCGATACGGGAAGCTCAAGAG gaATCTGGGTCCTGCTCTGAGCAGAACAGTTTATCAGCTTTACTGCACTCAGGGAGCTTTATCATAG
- the tmem185 gene encoding transmembrane protein 185-like: protein MNLRGLFQDFNPSKFLIYSCLLLFSVLLSLRLDGVIQWSYWAVFTPIWLWKLLVIIGASVGTGVWAHNPQYRAEGETCVEFKAMLIAVGLHVLLLMFEVLVCDRVARGNYFWLLVFMPLFFVSPVSVAACVWGFRHDRSLELEVLCSVNILQFIFIALRLDRIINWPWLVVCVPLWILMSFLCLVVLYYIIWSVLFLRSIDIIAEQRRTHITMAISWMTIVVPLLTFEILLVHKLDGHNSLSYVCVFVPLWLSLLTLMATTFGQKGGNHWWFGIRKDFCHFLLELLPFLREYGNVSYDLQRSDDPEAAEDLPVPEPPPKIAPMFHKKTGVVITQSPGKYFVPPPKLCIDMPD, encoded by the exons ATGAATTTAAGAGGACTTTTTCAGGACTTCAATCCCAG TAAGTTCCTGATCTACTCGTGCCTGCTGCTAttctctgtgttgttgtccTTGAGACTGGATGGAGTCATCCAGTGGAGCTACTGGGCTGTGTTCACCCCGATATGGCTGTGGAAACTGTTGGTCATCATCGGGGCCTCTGTGGGAACTGGAGTCTGGGCGCACAACCCCCAGTACAG GGCTGAAGGGGAGACGTGTGTGGAGTTCAAGGCCATGCTGATCGCAGTGGGGCTCCACGTCCTGTTGCTGATGTTCGAGGTGTTGGTGTGCGACCGCGTGGCGAGAGGAAACTACTTCTGGCTCCTCGTCTTCATGCCTCTCTTCTTCGTGTCGCCCGTCTCCGTAGCTGCCTGCGTCTGGGGGTTTAGACACGACCGCTCCCTCGAG CTGGAGGTGTTGTGTTCAGTTAACATCCTCCAGTTCATCTTCATCGCTCTGAGGCTGGACAGGATCATCAACTGGCCTTGGCTG gtggtGTGTGTCCCGCTGTGGATCCTGATGTCCTTCTTGTGCCTTGTTGTCCTCTACTACATCATCTGGTCAGTCCTCTTCCTCCGCTCCATCGATATCATCGCCGAGCAACGGCGGACTCACATCACCATGGCGATCAGCTGGATGACCATTGTGGTACCTCTTCTCACCTTTGAG ATCCTTCTGGTGCACAAGCTGGACGGCCACAACAGTCTGAGCTACGTGTGCGTGTTTGTGCCTCTCTGGCTCTCCCTGCTCACACTCATGGCCACCACCTTCGGCCAGAAGGGAGGGAACCACT GGTGGTTCGGCATCCGTAAGGACTTCTGCCACTTCCTGTTGGAGCTCCTCCCCTTCCTGCGAGAGTACGGCAACGTGTCCTACGACCTCCAACGCAGCGACGACCCCGAGGCGGCCGAGGACCTGCCCGTCCCCGAGCCTCCTCCGAAGATCGCCCCCATGTTCCACAAGAAGACCGGCGTGGTGATCACGCAGAGCCCCGGGAAGTACTTTGTCCCGCCGCCTAAACTCTGCATCGACATGCCCGACTAA
- the LOC122973547 gene encoding myelin-oligodendrocyte glycoprotein-like isoform X1 gives MNYEFLYSCPLSPLTIRLTVVLFLLLFAYTPAKGQPQVIGSLQPIMAAPGDSVILPCHVEPPIDVRGRTVEWSRPDRKPDPRDRLSRVEYVHLYRDNREVPDMKIPSYVSRTELFTDGLRQGNISLKIINVTLADEGRYRCFIPKLKSTNQASIVHLVIEPNYAKNWTTEMPLHPRNLQTPDPKEETDIRDGWSSRSRLTLVGVICVLLILSIGVGGYRLTQKHPKQTLHQSL, from the exons atgaattatGAGTTCCTTTACAGTTGTCCACTCTCGCCTCTCACTATACGCTTGACTGTCGTCCTCTTTTTGCTGCTATTCGCCTACACGCCTGCTAAAG GTCAGCCTCAGGTGATTGGTTCACTCCAGCCAATCATGGCCGCCCCGGGTGACAGCGTCATCCTGCCATGTCACGTGGAGCCTCCGATCGATGTGAGGGGACGGACGGTGGAGTGGTCGAGGCCCGACCGTAAGCCTGACCCCAGAGATCGGCTTAGCAGGGTCGAGTACGTCCATCTTTACCGAGACAATCGCGAGGTCCCGGACATGAAGATCCCGTCATACGTCAGCAGGACGGAGTTGTTCACAGACGGACTGAGACAAGGCAACATATCGCTCAAAATCATTAACGTGACGCTTGCAGACGAAGGGAGGTACAGGTGTTTCATCCCGAAGTTAAAGAGCACAAACCAGGCTTCAATTGTTCATCTTGTCATTG AGCCAAACTACGCTAAAAACTGGACAACAGAGATGCCACTGCATCCCAGAAATCTCCAAACTCCTGATCCAAAGGAAGAGACTGACATTAGAG ATGGTTGGTCCAGTCGGAGCAGACTGACCCTGGTTGGGGTCATATGTGTCTTGCTGATCCTGAGCATTGGAGTCGGAGGATACAGACTTACACAGAAGCATCCCAAACAAACACTACATCAGAGTCTTTAA
- the LOC122973547 gene encoding myelin-oligodendrocyte glycoprotein-like isoform X2: protein MAAPGDSVILPCHVEPPIDVRGRTVEWSRPDRKPDPRDRLSRVEYVHLYRDNREVPDMKIPSYVSRTELFTDGLRQGNISLKIINVTLADEGRYRCFIPKLKSTNQASIVHLVIEPNYAKNWTTEMPLHPRNLQTPDPKEETDIRDGWSSRSRLTLVGVICVLLILSIGVGGYRLTQKHPKQTLHQSL from the exons ATGGCCGCCCCGGGTGACAGCGTCATCCTGCCATGTCACGTGGAGCCTCCGATCGATGTGAGGGGACGGACGGTGGAGTGGTCGAGGCCCGACCGTAAGCCTGACCCCAGAGATCGGCTTAGCAGGGTCGAGTACGTCCATCTTTACCGAGACAATCGCGAGGTCCCGGACATGAAGATCCCGTCATACGTCAGCAGGACGGAGTTGTTCACAGACGGACTGAGACAAGGCAACATATCGCTCAAAATCATTAACGTGACGCTTGCAGACGAAGGGAGGTACAGGTGTTTCATCCCGAAGTTAAAGAGCACAAACCAGGCTTCAATTGTTCATCTTGTCATTG AGCCAAACTACGCTAAAAACTGGACAACAGAGATGCCACTGCATCCCAGAAATCTCCAAACTCCTGATCCAAAGGAAGAGACTGACATTAGAG ATGGTTGGTCCAGTCGGAGCAGACTGACCCTGGTTGGGGTCATATGTGTCTTGCTGATCCTGAGCATTGGAGTCGGAGGATACAGACTTACACAGAAGCATCCCAAACAAACACTACATCAGAGTCTTTAA
- the LOC122973546 gene encoding Fc receptor-like B isoform X1: MQEVEVSMTHNRQQGRVMQPPKPHQSVYQQPSSMEITTLCAIVAALKIIPNRTQFFQYDSVSLSCGEHGDSSKWTVKRNTSQHLNAECWTKTNESHCFIDGMYPSDSGVYWCESGAGECHDAINITVTAGSVILESPVLPVQEGEAVTLLCTNKVKSSSNLTAEFYRDGLHIGSSSTGHMTIHSVSKSDEGLYKCNISGAGESPDSWLAVREAEHHESFLPPLSHILLPVVGVGLLLASVMLFCLRRRHKDEFDPDVSYTDVNITEVQQPKRYKEMDATSTVYSTVIPRAT; this comes from the exons ATGCAGGAAGTTGAGGTCTCTATGACACATAACAGACAGCAAGGGCGTGTGATGCAGCCCCCTAAGCCTCATCAGTCAGTCTATCAACAGCCAAGCAGCATGGAGATAACAACGCTGTGTGCTATTGTTG CTGCTCTGAAAATCATCCCCAACAGAACTCAGTTCTTTCAATATGATTCTGTCTCTCTGAGCTGTGGGGAGCATGGAGACTCCTCCAAATGGACAGTTAAGAGGAACACATCCCAACACTTAAACGCAGAGTGctggacaaaaacaaatgaatccCACTGCTTCATCGATGGCATGTACCCGTCTGACAGTGGAGTGTACTGGTGTGAGTCAGGAGCAGGAGAGTGCCATGATGCTATCAACATCACTGTGACTG CTGGCTCTGTGATCCTGGAGAGTCCAGTCCTTCCTGTGCAGGAGGGAGAAGCTGTGACTCTGCTCTGCACAAATAAGGTAAAATCATCGTCCAACCTCACAGCTGAATTTTATAGAGATGGTCTCCACATCGGGAGCAGCTCTACAGGACACATGACCATCCACAGTGTTTCTAAATCTGATGAAGGTCTCTACAAGTGTAACATCTCTGGAGCTGGAGAATCACCAGACAGCTGGCTGGCtgtcagag AAGCTGAGCATCATGAATCTTTTCTTCCGCCCCTGTCACACATTCTGCTTCCTGTGGTTGGCGTCGGCCTCTTACTGGCATCTGTGATGCTGTTCTGCCTACGGCGGAGACACAAAG ATGAATTCGATCCTGATGTGTCGTACACTGACGTCAACATCACCGAGGTGCAGCAACCAAAGAGGTACAAAG AAATGGATGCTACATCAACTGTCTACTCAACAGTCATACCAAGAGCCACctga
- the LOC122973546 gene encoding low affinity immunoglobulin gamma Fc region receptor II-b-like isoform X2 gives MQEVEVSMTHNRQQGRVMQPPKPHQSVYQQPSSMEITTLCAIVAALKIIPNRTQFFQYDSVSLSCGEHGDSSKWTVKRNTSQHLNAECWTKTNESHCFIDGMYPSDSGVYWCESGAGECHDAINITVTAGSVILESPVLPVQEGEAVTLLCTNKVKSSSNLTAEFYRDGLHIGSSSTGHMTIHSVSKSDEGLYKCNISGAGESPDSWLAVRAEHHESFLPPLSHILLPVVGVGLLLASVMLFCLRRRHKDEFDPDVSYTDVNITEVQQPKRYKEMDATSTVYSTVIPRAT, from the exons ATGCAGGAAGTTGAGGTCTCTATGACACATAACAGACAGCAAGGGCGTGTGATGCAGCCCCCTAAGCCTCATCAGTCAGTCTATCAACAGCCAAGCAGCATGGAGATAACAACGCTGTGTGCTATTGTTG CTGCTCTGAAAATCATCCCCAACAGAACTCAGTTCTTTCAATATGATTCTGTCTCTCTGAGCTGTGGGGAGCATGGAGACTCCTCCAAATGGACAGTTAAGAGGAACACATCCCAACACTTAAACGCAGAGTGctggacaaaaacaaatgaatccCACTGCTTCATCGATGGCATGTACCCGTCTGACAGTGGAGTGTACTGGTGTGAGTCAGGAGCAGGAGAGTGCCATGATGCTATCAACATCACTGTGACTG CTGGCTCTGTGATCCTGGAGAGTCCAGTCCTTCCTGTGCAGGAGGGAGAAGCTGTGACTCTGCTCTGCACAAATAAGGTAAAATCATCGTCCAACCTCACAGCTGAATTTTATAGAGATGGTCTCCACATCGGGAGCAGCTCTACAGGACACATGACCATCCACAGTGTTTCTAAATCTGATGAAGGTCTCTACAAGTGTAACATCTCTGGAGCTGGAGAATCACCAGACAGCTGGCTGGCtgtcagag CTGAGCATCATGAATCTTTTCTTCCGCCCCTGTCACACATTCTGCTTCCTGTGGTTGGCGTCGGCCTCTTACTGGCATCTGTGATGCTGTTCTGCCTACGGCGGAGACACAAAG ATGAATTCGATCCTGATGTGTCGTACACTGACGTCAACATCACCGAGGTGCAGCAACCAAAGAGGTACAAAG AAATGGATGCTACATCAACTGTCTACTCAACAGTCATACCAAGAGCCACctga